The following proteins come from a genomic window of Macadamia integrifolia cultivar HAES 741 chromosome 14, SCU_Mint_v3, whole genome shotgun sequence:
- the LOC122061445 gene encoding uncharacterized protein LOC122061445, producing the protein MTREIKTEEIVALKKIRMDSEREGVTKGMNKGTQSNFVDNAMMLESARLWMHSLIVNYAYKFKNKAVLLIHFSASYRADILLIFMGVSVFLLRCLGDIFYIGATIIVFVVSMYRVRSF; encoded by the exons ATGACAAGAGAAATCAAGACTGAGGAAATTGTTGCTCTGAAAAAGATTCGAATGGACAGTGAAAGAGAAGGG GTCACAAAAGGGATGAACAAGGGAACCCAG AGCAACTTTGTTGACAATGCAATGATGTTGGAAAGTGCGAGATTATGGATGCACTCACTT ATAGTTAATTATGCTTATAAGTTCAAGAACAAAGCAGTTCTTCTAATACATTTCTCAGCTAGCTATCGGGCCGAT ATTCTCCTGATCTTCATGGGAGTATCTGTCTTTTTGCTCCGCTGCCTTGGAGATATCTTCTATATAGGAGCAACAATCATTGTGTTTGTAGTTTCAATGTACAGAGTACGTTCTTTTTAG